The Prevotella sp. E9-3 genome has a window encoding:
- a CDS encoding Crp/Fnr family transcriptional regulator, translating to MVEKEFDKEETAKSISILWDPLIDEQRELFVENISTCELQRDEILYHEGECPTHMYFLMQGKVTLFRNGLGGQQQIVRMVEPGGLFGYAAAIAGGYYHSTAIAGANTLVARIPVSLLFHLIWENSDFAMLFLKELSSLLDLSVERTISLTQKHIRGRLAESLLTMRQKYGVEEDGQTLSVYLSRENLGQMSNMTTSNAIRTLSSFAQEGLISIEGRKIKFINIDELQLISDRG from the coding sequence ATGGTGGAAAAAGAATTTGACAAAGAGGAAACAGCCAAATCCATTTCAATACTCTGGGACCCGTTGATTGACGAGCAGCGCGAGCTGTTTGTCGAAAACATTTCCACGTGCGAACTACAGCGTGACGAGATTCTGTATCATGAAGGAGAGTGTCCCACTCACATGTACTTTCTGATGCAGGGCAAAGTAACATTGTTCCGCAACGGTCTTGGCGGGCAGCAGCAAATTGTTCGCATGGTAGAACCTGGTGGACTATTCGGCTATGCAGCTGCCATTGCTGGAGGCTACTATCATTCCACGGCCATTGCAGGTGCCAACACATTAGTGGCCCGAATTCCTGTAAGTCTCCTTTTTCACCTTATTTGGGAGAACAGCGATTTTGCCATGCTTTTCCTCAAAGAACTTTCTTCCTTACTTGATCTCTCGGTTGAACGAACCATAAGTCTCACCCAAAAGCACATCCGCGGCCGTTTGGCCGAATCTTTGCTGACGATGAGACAGAAATACGGCGTGGAAGAAGACGGACAGACGCTCTCTGTCTATCTGAGTCGTGAAAACTTGGGGCAGATGTCGAACATGACTACCAGTAATGCCATCCGCACGCTATCGTCGTTTGCACAGGAAGGTCTTATTTCTATTGAAGGAAGAAAAATCAAGTTCATCAACATTGACGAACTTCAGCTAATCTCTGACAGGGGATAA